A genomic segment from Deltaproteobacteria bacterium encodes:
- the lepB gene encoding signal peptidase I: MTKTKSKVQEYAEAIIIAILIALFIRTFIIQAFKIPSGSMKPTFQIGDHILVSKFIYGIKIPFIRKTLISISEPKREDIVVFIYPEDRSKDFIKRVIGVSGDTIEIRNKKIYLNGLPMNDAHGVYTDDFIIPGSIQPRDNFGPITVRPGSIFVMGDNRDQSYDSRFWGFVDLKDVMGKAFIIYWSWDKENHSVRWNRFGQIPH; this comes from the coding sequence ATGACCAAAACCAAATCCAAAGTGCAAGAATACGCGGAGGCAATAATCATTGCCATCCTGATTGCCCTTTTTATAAGAACCTTCATAATCCAGGCATTTAAAATACCATCAGGATCGATGAAGCCGACATTTCAAATCGGAGATCATATACTGGTGAGTAAATTCATCTATGGTATAAAAATACCTTTTATCAGAAAGACGCTCATTTCTATTAGTGAACCAAAAAGGGAAGATATTGTGGTGTTTATATACCCTGAAGACCGATCCAAGGATTTTATCAAAAGGGTCATCGGGGTAAGCGGCGATACCATAGAAATAAGAAACAAGAAGATTTACTTAAACGGCTTGCCAATGAACGATGCCCATGGTGTTTATACCGACGATTTCATCATACCGGGTTCTATACAACCTCGCGATAACTTTGGGCCGATCACCGTTCGTCCCGGCTCCATTTTTGTGATGGGTGATAACAGAGACCAGAGTTATGACAGCAGATTCTGGGGTTTCGTTGACCTGAAAGATGTTATGGGGAAAGCTTTTATTATTTACTGGTCATGGGATAAGGAAAACCACAGTGTCAGGTGGAACAGATTTGGCCAAATTCCCCATTAA
- a CDS encoding dihydroorotase, producing MKLLLSGGRIVDPSQDLDEQMDILIEKGKIAAIGGNIQKTGTNSRKSTAEEINVIDVRGMIVVPGLIDMHTHLREPGFEYRETIQTGGEAGAAGGFTSIACMPNTNPVNDTRSVTEYIKRKAAASNLVNVYPVAAISMGSEGAALTEFRDLKDAGAVAFSDDGKPVINSALMRRALEYASSLDIPIISHCEDIHLSAGSSMNEGFVATELGLQGIPNIAEDIIIARDIIIADYTGANLHIAHVSTAGAVRLIRDAKERDIRVTAETAPHYFTLTDEALRQFDTNAKVNPPLRTEEDVNAVKEGLKDGTIDAIASDHAPHASTDKEVEFEYATFGITGLETSLALSLRLVDDGILTLNQLIFMMSKNPAKILNIPKGTLKIGADADITVIDRDKNWIVDRSRLRSKGKNTPFHGWTMKGKAVMTIMGGKITYQELP from the coding sequence ATGAAATTACTGCTTTCGGGTGGAAGGATTGTTGACCCTTCCCAGGATCTGGATGAACAGATGGACATCCTGATTGAAAAAGGAAAAATCGCCGCGATCGGGGGAAATATACAAAAAACCGGAACTAATTCCCGGAAATCAACAGCCGAAGAAATCAATGTCATTGACGTCAGGGGTATGATTGTGGTGCCGGGACTCATCGATATGCATACCCACCTGCGCGAACCGGGGTTTGAATATAGAGAAACAATCCAGACGGGGGGCGAAGCCGGTGCAGCCGGTGGATTTACGTCGATAGCCTGTATGCCCAATACGAATCCGGTCAATGACACTCGATCGGTAACGGAGTACATAAAGAGAAAGGCTGCTGCCAGTAATCTTGTTAACGTATACCCCGTTGCAGCTATTAGTATGGGATCGGAAGGGGCCGCTCTTACGGAATTCAGGGATTTAAAAGATGCCGGCGCCGTTGCATTCTCAGATGATGGAAAACCGGTCATAAACAGCGCTCTCATGAGAAGGGCTCTCGAATATGCATCTTCCCTCGATATACCGATAATATCGCACTGCGAGGACATCCACCTGTCGGCAGGGAGTTCAATGAATGAAGGATTTGTAGCCACAGAACTCGGTCTTCAGGGAATTCCCAATATAGCGGAAGACATAATCATTGCGAGGGATATCATTATCGCTGATTATACCGGAGCAAACCTTCACATCGCCCACGTGAGCACCGCGGGAGCCGTCAGACTGATCAGAGATGCCAAAGAGAGGGACATCAGGGTAACTGCGGAAACAGCTCCCCATTACTTTACTCTTACCGACGAGGCATTGAGGCAATTCGACACGAACGCGAAAGTCAACCCCCCTCTCCGCACAGAAGAGGATGTCAATGCTGTAAAAGAGGGACTTAAGGATGGAACCATTGATGCGATCGCAAGCGATCACGCTCCGCATGCCTCAACAGATAAGGAAGTAGAATTTGAATACGCAACATTTGGTATTACAGGATTAGAAACCTCACTTGCTCTTAGCCTGAGACTTGTTGACGACGGCATCCTCACACTGAACCAGTTGATCTTCATGATGAGCAAAAATCCTGCCAAGATACTTAATATTCCCAAGGGAACTCTGAAAATAGGTGCCGATGCCGATATCACGGTGATTGATCGTGATAAGAACTGGATAGTTGATCGCAGCAGACTGCGTTCAAAAGGAAAAAACACACCCTTTCATGGATGGACAATGAAAGGAAAAGCCGTAATGACAATTATGGGTGGAAAAATAACCTATCAGGAATTACCATGA
- a CDS encoding aspartate carbamoyltransferase catalytic subunit, giving the protein MKLTKKDILGIKDLSVDEINLILDTAVSFIEVSTREIKKVPTLRGKTVVNLFFEASTRTRTSFEIAGKRLSADTINISASTSSVVKGETLIDTARNLEAMNPDAIVIRHSAAGAPHILARMVKQSIINAGDGAHEHPTQALLDMMTIREKKGKVSGLRVAIVGDIAHSRVARSNIYGLTKMGAHVIVAGPAMMIPRNIERMGVTVHNNLEEAIRDVDIIMMLRIQLERQQQKTFPSLREYSNYFCLNRYNIKLAKEDVLVMHPGPINRGIEITSDIADGPYSVILDQVTNGVAVRMALLYLLIGGKS; this is encoded by the coding sequence ATGAAGTTAACAAAAAAAGATATTCTTGGCATAAAGGACCTATCTGTTGATGAAATTAATCTCATTTTGGATACGGCAGTGTCCTTCATCGAAGTCTCTACAAGGGAAATTAAAAAGGTGCCAACCCTGAGAGGGAAAACAGTCGTCAATCTGTTTTTCGAGGCCAGTACAAGGACCAGAACATCTTTTGAAATTGCCGGGAAAAGACTAAGCGCCGATACCATTAATATCTCCGCATCAACAAGCAGTGTCGTAAAAGGTGAAACTCTCATTGACACTGCTCGAAACTTAGAGGCCATGAATCCGGATGCCATAGTTATCAGGCATAGTGCAGCCGGGGCTCCCCATATTCTCGCCAGGATGGTGAAGCAGTCCATTATCAATGCCGGCGATGGAGCCCATGAACACCCAACCCAGGCCTTACTGGACATGATGACCATACGAGAAAAGAAAGGGAAGGTTTCGGGTCTCAGGGTGGCAATTGTCGGCGATATCGCACATAGCCGGGTAGCCCGTTCCAACATATACGGCCTTACAAAGATGGGAGCCCACGTTATTGTGGCCGGACCGGCAATGATGATTCCTCGAAACATTGAACGCATGGGAGTGACCGTTCATAACAATCTGGAAGAAGCGATCAGGGATGTAGATATCATTATGATGCTCAGAATTCAGCTGGAACGACAGCAGCAGAAAACATTTCCATCGCTCCGTGAGTATTCCAACTATTTCTGTCTCAACAGATACAATATAAAGCTGGCAAAGGAGGACGTCCTGGTTATGCATCCGGGACCGATCAACAGGGGCATTGAAATCACTTCGGATATCGCCGATGGTCCTTATTCTGTAATACTTGACCAGGTGACAAACGGCGTTGCTGTAAGAATGGCACTGCTCTATCTGTTGATAGGAGGCAAATCATGA
- a CDS encoding DUF456 domain-containing protein — protein sequence MTPLETAGLTIFILVLFVGIFSTIFGIPGTVIILINVTLYALITGFDRIGITIIIILLMISILAEATDFVLGMSGAARFEISKRGIWVSLIGGFAGAMVMTPVIFGLGTVVGTFLGGFTGVLSVELLRQTKLRPALRAGYGAILRRVIGILVKGFCALVMIIITMTNIYS from the coding sequence GTGACCCCTCTCGAAACTGCAGGACTAACCATTTTCATTCTCGTATTGTTTGTGGGAATCTTCTCCACAATCTTTGGTATTCCCGGAACAGTCATAATTCTGATCAATGTGACCCTTTACGCCTTGATCACCGGCTTTGATAGAATTGGCATAACGATTATAATTATCCTATTAATGATCTCTATCTTGGCAGAAGCTACGGATTTTGTACTTGGAATGTCGGGTGCGGCAAGATTTGAAATTTCTAAAAGAGGAATATGGGTTTCCCTTATCGGTGGTTTTGCCGGCGCCATGGTGATGACCCCGGTCATTTTCGGTTTAGGAACTGTCGTGGGAACCTTTCTCGGCGGATTTACCGGTGTATTGAGTGTTGAGCTGCTCCGTCAAACAAAGTTAAGACCGGCGCTGAGGGCAGGCTATGGTGCTATCTTGAGAAGAGTTATCGGAATCCTCGTAAAAGGATTTTGCGCCCTTGTAATGATAATTATCACAATGACGAATATATACTCATAA
- the secF gene encoding protein translocase subunit SecF codes for MELVKPGININFVGRLKYAIAFSVVLTIICIISIFWKGLNYGIDFAGGTLVQIKFHKATSADDIRKVLTQIGIDDSVIQTFGADEVIIRTAKSSTEIKGLSGKIEDSLNAAYGKDAFQVQRVEVVGPKVGKDLTQKAILAVIFSWVGMLIYIAFRFELRHAVGGIVGVVHDVIVTVGIFSIFNIEFTLTIVAALLTIIGYSIHDTIVVFDRVRENVRKNTKKDLPTIMNESINQTLSRTILTSFTVVLVVAVLFFFGGAVIHDFAFALLVGVIFGTYSSVFIAAPVVLAWENYKPSTLKKKK; via the coding sequence ATGGAACTTGTAAAACCGGGAATCAACATCAACTTTGTAGGGAGGTTAAAATACGCCATTGCCTTCTCGGTAGTGCTCACCATTATATGTATTATATCCATCTTTTGGAAGGGACTGAATTACGGAATCGATTTTGCCGGCGGAACCCTGGTGCAGATCAAATTTCACAAAGCAACTTCCGCGGATGATATCCGGAAAGTCTTAACACAGATCGGCATTGACGACAGTGTCATCCAGACTTTTGGCGCCGACGAGGTAATAATCAGAACAGCAAAGTCTTCTACGGAAATTAAAGGCCTCTCCGGCAAGATCGAGGATTCATTAAATGCCGCATACGGCAAAGATGCTTTTCAGGTACAGAGAGTCGAGGTGGTCGGCCCGAAGGTTGGAAAAGATTTAACGCAAAAGGCGATTCTGGCTGTCATTTTCTCATGGGTTGGCATGCTCATCTATATTGCTTTCCGGTTCGAACTTCGTCATGCCGTAGGCGGCATCGTGGGTGTAGTCCACGATGTTATTGTTACCGTAGGAATTTTTTCCATTTTCAACATTGAGTTCACTCTGACCATTGTTGCCGCGCTCTTAACCATTATCGGCTACTCCATTCATGACACCATCGTAGTTTTTGACCGGGTCAGAGAAAACGTAAGAAAAAATACGAAGAAAGATCTTCCCACCATCATGAACGAGAGTATCAATCAGACGTTAAGCCGGACAATCCTGACTTCATTTACGGTGGTCCTTGTTGTTGCCGTTTTGTTTTTCTTTGGCGGCGCTGTTATCCATGATTTTGCCTTTGCGCTTCTGGTAGGCGTGATCTTCGGTACCTATTCATCCGTTTTTATTGCGGCTCCCGTTGTTCTCGCGTGGGAAAACTATAAACCATCGACACTGAAAAAGAAGAAATAA
- the pyrR gene encoding bifunctional pyr operon transcriptional regulator/uracil phosphoribosyltransferase PyrR, producing MEQKKVVMDADGIDRSLTRIAYEILEKNKGTEELCLVGIRTGGVFLAERLKQKISRLEGIDIPFGILDITLYRDDLRLTDSKHVLGKTDIPFSLDNMKVVLVDDVLFTGRTIRAAMDALIDFGRPKLIQLAVLIDRGHRELPIRADFVGKNLPSSLWESVVVKLTEKNGIDEVVIQEGNQ from the coding sequence ATGGAGCAGAAAAAGGTAGTCATGGATGCTGACGGCATTGACAGGTCTCTCACCAGGATAGCTTACGAAATTCTGGAAAAAAATAAAGGTACAGAGGAATTGTGTCTTGTAGGGATCAGGACCGGCGGTGTTTTCCTTGCGGAGAGACTGAAACAAAAGATAAGCAGACTGGAAGGAATTGACATACCTTTCGGCATTCTGGACATAACCCTGTACCGTGATGATCTTCGCCTTACCGATAGTAAGCATGTGTTAGGAAAAACAGATATACCGTTTTCCCTGGATAATATGAAAGTTGTATTGGTTGATGATGTTCTCTTTACCGGCAGAACGATACGGGCCGCAATGGATGCTCTTATCGATTTCGGCAGACCCAAGCTTATCCAACTTGCGGTACTTATCGACAGGGGACACCGGGAACTTCCCATAAGGGCAGATTTCGTCGGCAAGAATTTACCCTCTTCGCTATGGGAATCTGTAGTTGTAAAACTCACAGAGAAAAATGGGATAGACGAAGTCGTCATTCAAGAAGGCAACCAGTAA
- a CDS encoding glycine--tRNA ligase subunit alpha — protein sequence MNFQELIFALDKYWADYGCVIQQPYDLEVGAGTFNPATFLRALGPEPWNVAYVEPSRRPTDGRYGENPNRLQHYYQYQVILKPSPLDIQDLYLNSLRSFGIDPLDHDIRFVEDDWESPTLGAWGLGWEVWLDGMEITQFTYFQQCGGIDLHPVSGELTYGIERIAMYIQEIDNVYDLKWNDQVTYGDVHHHGEVEWSFYNFQHADVEMLRKFFDMCEAESIRMAEKELVLPTYDYCLKCSHLFNLLNARGAISVAERTSYIGRVRNLAKLSAEGYLKQREKMGYPLMGKMKKQLDHR from the coding sequence GTGAACTTTCAGGAATTGATATTCGCCCTCGATAAGTACTGGGCGGACTATGGATGCGTCATTCAACAACCTTACGACCTTGAGGTAGGAGCCGGTACCTTCAACCCCGCAACGTTTCTTCGGGCGCTTGGTCCCGAACCGTGGAACGTTGCGTATGTTGAACCTTCCCGAAGACCCACCGACGGAAGATATGGAGAGAATCCAAACAGGTTGCAGCATTACTATCAGTATCAGGTAATACTGAAGCCCTCCCCCCTCGATATACAAGATCTCTACCTCAACTCTTTGAGGAGTTTCGGCATAGACCCCCTCGATCATGATATACGCTTTGTTGAAGATGACTGGGAATCTCCCACACTGGGCGCCTGGGGGCTCGGATGGGAGGTCTGGCTCGATGGTATGGAAATAACGCAGTTTACATACTTCCAGCAGTGCGGCGGCATCGACCTTCACCCCGTAAGCGGTGAACTGACGTATGGCATCGAGCGCATCGCCATGTACATACAAGAGATAGACAATGTATACGACCTTAAATGGAATGACCAGGTCACTTACGGGGATGTGCACCACCATGGCGAGGTAGAATGGTCCTTCTACAATTTCCAACACGCAGACGTTGAGATGCTCAGAAAATTTTTTGACATGTGCGAGGCCGAATCCATCAGGATGGCCGAAAAGGAACTGGTTCTGCCCACATATGACTACTGCCTCAAATGTTCCCATTTATTCAACCTCCTGAATGCCCGGGGTGCAATAAGTGTAGCCGAACGAACAAGCTACATAGGCAGAGTGAGAAACCTGGCCAAGCTAAGCGCCGAAGGTTATCTCAAACAGCGGGAAAAGATGGGATACCCCTTGATGGGAAAGATGAAAAAACAACTAGATCACAGATAA
- a CDS encoding CBS domain-containing protein — protein sequence MVVNSEPQVFLFLSRILGKNVSDDRGRPLGKIIDVIAGLTEPYPIITHILLKGDRKKLASLPWQGVTEMGGKFVADPQSLEYIAEPVLRDGERLLKDTLLDKQIVDTDGAKVRRVNDLQFLKARGYLHLVHVDVGFRGLMRRVGLEKTMDIFSRGFFDYVPADQFISWKFVQPLSSPDLLRLKISQNRLSQLHPADLADIIEELDIHKRTAVFQALDVETAAETLEETDPEIQVSLIEDMEVSKASDIIEEMSLSEAADLLGDLPKDKAEDILMEMEKDIAEDVKELLSHPEEKAGGLMTTSFLCFTPSETAGEALEHIRKEAEDMDFIYYLYVVDEYEHLLGMLSLRELLVASPETALSELMDTRVVSVSLDEEKEEIAEHFAKYGIMAIPVVDETNVIKGVIIFKNLLDVVAPHLGK from the coding sequence ATGGTAGTGAATTCAGAACCACAGGTTTTTTTATTTTTAAGCCGTATCCTGGGTAAAAATGTTTCTGATGATAGAGGCAGGCCACTGGGAAAGATCATTGACGTAATCGCCGGCCTGACCGAACCGTATCCGATCATCACGCATATACTTTTGAAAGGCGACAGGAAAAAGCTTGCCTCTCTGCCGTGGCAAGGTGTTACTGAGATGGGGGGTAAATTTGTTGCCGATCCTCAGTCTTTAGAGTATATTGCGGAACCCGTTCTTCGTGATGGGGAACGCTTGCTTAAGGATACGCTGTTGGACAAGCAGATTGTCGATACCGATGGGGCAAAAGTTCGCAGGGTGAATGATCTTCAATTTCTGAAAGCGCGCGGATATCTTCACTTAGTGCACGTAGATGTTGGTTTTCGCGGCTTGATGCGGCGTGTGGGTCTGGAAAAGACTATGGATATTTTTTCACGCGGATTTTTTGATTATGTTCCTGCTGATCAGTTTATTTCCTGGAAATTCGTCCAGCCGCTTTCTTCTCCCGACCTCCTGCGCCTTAAGATCTCTCAGAATCGATTATCCCAGTTACATCCTGCTGATCTTGCTGATATAATAGAGGAACTCGATATTCATAAAAGAACTGCCGTTTTTCAAGCCCTGGACGTTGAGACAGCCGCCGAAACCCTTGAAGAAACGGATCCGGAAATTCAAGTTAGTTTAATTGAAGATATGGAAGTATCGAAAGCTTCTGATATCATAGAAGAAATGTCTCTGAGTGAGGCAGCGGATCTATTGGGAGATCTTCCTAAAGATAAGGCTGAGGATATCCTCATGGAAATGGAGAAAGATATTGCAGAAGATGTCAAGGAACTGCTGTCTCACCCGGAAGAAAAAGCCGGGGGCCTTATGACCACTTCTTTCTTGTGTTTCACTCCGTCGGAAACCGCTGGTGAAGCCCTGGAGCATATTCGCAAGGAAGCTGAGGATATGGATTTTATCTATTACCTGTATGTGGTTGATGAGTATGAACACCTCCTAGGTATGCTCAGTCTGCGGGAGCTCTTGGTAGCCTCGCCTGAGACGGCGCTTTCTGAGTTGATGGATACAAGGGTCGTTTCCGTGTCTCTGGATGAGGAAAAAGAAGAAATTGCCGAGCATTTTGCCAAGTATGGCATCATGGCCATACCGGTTGTGGATGAAACGAACGTAATTAAAGGGGTAATCATCTTTAAAAACCTTTTAGATGTGGTTGCTCCCCATCTGGGAAAATAA
- the recO gene encoding DNA repair protein RecO — protein sequence MNTRVVHKSPAIVLHGLDYGESDRIVTFYTHDFGKIKGIAKGARRSRKRFSNALEPFSYGNIIFSKKGRGTLALIEGIDIINHHAKIREDLGNTLISSYLIELIDKFTLEGKKNANLFQLLQSFLGLIDAGRPSEALIRFFEMRLLKLTGYEPVLDQCMICRKPVSEKVTYYFITSDGGLRCNTCYQNNSRSLNVSLGTIKTLLLGKEIDIERIKMVTLSEMMAKESRDILVGFIHHLLGKELKSLHVLNEIHKMGI from the coding sequence ATGAACACGCGGGTGGTACATAAGAGTCCGGCGATTGTCCTCCACGGCCTCGATTACGGAGAATCAGACCGGATTGTAACCTTTTATACCCACGATTTCGGTAAGATCAAGGGAATCGCAAAGGGCGCCCGGCGAAGCAGAAAAAGATTTTCCAATGCCCTTGAACCCTTTTCATACGGTAACATCATTTTTTCTAAAAAGGGACGCGGAACATTGGCTTTGATTGAAGGTATTGACATCATCAACCACCATGCAAAAATCAGGGAAGATCTCGGAAACACACTGATATCCTCGTATCTCATAGAATTAATTGATAAATTTACGCTGGAAGGCAAAAAAAATGCTAATTTATTTCAATTACTGCAAAGCTTCCTTGGACTCATTGATGCCGGTCGCCCGTCAGAGGCTTTAATCCGTTTTTTTGAAATGCGTCTCCTCAAACTTACAGGATATGAACCGGTATTAGACCAGTGCATGATCTGCAGGAAGCCTGTTAGTGAAAAAGTAACCTACTATTTTATCACAAGTGATGGAGGCCTGAGATGCAATACGTGCTACCAGAATAACTCCCGTTCCCTTAACGTTTCTCTCGGAACCATTAAAACTCTCCTGCTGGGAAAAGAGATAGATATTGAAAGAATCAAGATGGTTACCCTATCAGAGATGATGGCTAAGGAAAGCAGGGACATCCTCGTCGGCTTCATTCACCATCTCTTAGGGAAGGAATTAAAATCCCTCCACGTTCTCAACGAAATCCATAAAATGGGGATCTGA
- a CDS encoding Nramp family divalent metal transporter, which yields MLQNIFPRRTWRSLGIFFALLGPGIITSNVDNDAGGITTYSLAGAEFGLSLLWTLIPITLVLIIIQEMCARMGVVSGKGLSDLIRERFGAKVTFYLMILLFLANLGNTWSEFAGVAASMEIFGVSKYISVPMSAIFVWWLVVKGTYKTVEKAFLFACLFYLSYIVSGFMGKPDWSAIGSAFVTPTVSFDPRFLTMVIAIIGTTIAPWMQFYLQSSIVDKGLKTDDYNYTRLDVIFGSFTVNIVAFFIIMLCAVTLFQNGIKIETAKDAALALEPLAGKYCSLLFAFGLLNASLFAASILPLSTAYTICEAFGWESSLDRKFTEAPQFYGMYFLMIFLGAGIILLPGIPLISIMFYSQVINGTLLPFVLIAMLILINDRRIMGRYTNGPVMNTIAWLTVFILIFISGAMVVSSLI from the coding sequence ATGCTTCAAAACATTTTCCCCAGAAGAACCTGGAGGTCTCTTGGCATTTTCTTCGCCCTTCTCGGCCCGGGGATCATCACTTCCAACGTTGATAATGACGCGGGTGGGATTACCACCTATTCTTTAGCAGGTGCTGAATTTGGCCTGTCCCTTCTCTGGACCCTGATCCCTATTACACTGGTGCTTATTATTATCCAGGAAATGTGTGCCCGTATGGGGGTGGTTTCCGGTAAGGGCCTATCCGACCTTATTCGTGAGCGTTTTGGCGCTAAAGTAACTTTCTATTTGATGATTTTGTTATTCCTTGCGAATCTGGGGAATACTTGGTCAGAATTTGCCGGTGTGGCGGCAAGTATGGAAATATTCGGAGTCAGTAAATACATCTCGGTACCCATGAGCGCCATATTTGTCTGGTGGCTGGTGGTCAAGGGGACATATAAAACCGTGGAGAAAGCGTTTCTTTTTGCCTGTCTTTTTTATCTATCCTACATTGTTTCCGGCTTTATGGGCAAGCCCGACTGGAGCGCCATCGGGTCGGCGTTTGTTACGCCCACTGTTAGCTTTGATCCCCGTTTTCTTACCATGGTTATAGCGATTATCGGGACAACCATTGCCCCGTGGATGCAATTCTATCTCCAGTCATCCATTGTTGACAAGGGACTGAAGACGGACGACTACAATTACACCAGGCTGGATGTGATCTTTGGCTCTTTCACCGTTAACATCGTTGCCTTTTTTATCATCATGCTTTGTGCTGTCACCCTCTTCCAAAACGGGATAAAAATAGAGACAGCCAAGGATGCGGCGCTCGCTTTAGAGCCGTTAGCAGGGAAATATTGCTCGTTGCTGTTTGCCTTTGGATTGCTGAATGCATCACTGTTTGCTGCTTCAATCTTGCCGCTTTCCACAGCTTACACCATCTGCGAGGCTTTCGGCTGGGAATCAAGCCTTGATCGTAAATTTACCGAGGCGCCGCAATTCTACGGCATGTATTTCCTCATGATATTTTTAGGGGCAGGCATTATCCTTCTTCCCGGCATACCATTGATCTCTATCATGTTCTATTCGCAGGTAATCAATGGGACACTTCTTCCTTTTGTTCTGATTGCTATGCTGATTCTTATCAACGACCGGCGGATTATGGGGAGATACACCAATGGACCTGTGATGAACACCATTGCCTGGTTGACCGTTTTTATCCTCATTTTTATCTCAGGTGCAATGGTTGTTTCTTCTCTGATTTAA